The following are encoded together in the Nocardioides thalensis genome:
- a CDS encoding M15 family metallopeptidase has translation MRVLGFVVLVLAAAGGAVLPVGQSQAAAPTSLVLSADPAYAGNDATLAIRVVSQGDPVPAAPVTLERRLDGAWTAIGTVTTDTEGRATQPVLVRKEPGNNLVRATYAGDATHDPETTRYRLPIRKRNGKVTIDAPREFVDERSARIGVRWTTGEGEPVARGVVRLEKRITRGEWKLVAKLRTNAEGRAATRVSPREDSHWRARSVGLPWVERDTSRTHFLDNLPPGVPVSLPAAAPSPRRHLKPQAHARGRGPNPQITRIPTKVWNHMTGITWHRGCPVGRAGLRLLRINYWDYQGYRRRGELVAAASVVGQMSRALAAMYREKLPLRSMYRVDHFGWSSRVRGGDDYASMNAGNTSAFNCRDVVGRPGVRSPHSYGRSLDVNTWENPYRSAQGLVPNTWWQSHSHPRVAWRSRSHAVVRIMTNHGLRWTYGLGDTQHFDAVPPGGRLIRVPGCTQHCD, from the coding sequence ATGCGCGTTCTCGGGTTCGTCGTCCTCGTCCTCGCAGCGGCCGGCGGTGCTGTGCTGCCGGTCGGACAGTCGCAGGCCGCAGCGCCGACGTCGCTGGTCCTCTCGGCGGACCCGGCGTACGCCGGCAACGACGCCACCCTCGCGATCAGGGTCGTCTCCCAGGGTGACCCGGTGCCCGCGGCACCGGTCACCCTGGAGCGGCGCCTCGACGGCGCGTGGACCGCGATCGGCACCGTGACGACCGACACCGAGGGGCGTGCCACCCAACCGGTGCTGGTGCGCAAGGAGCCCGGCAACAACCTCGTGCGGGCGACGTACGCCGGCGACGCCACCCACGACCCGGAGACGACCCGCTACCGGCTGCCGATCCGCAAGCGCAACGGCAAGGTCACCATCGACGCCCCGCGCGAGTTCGTCGACGAGCGCTCGGCCCGAATCGGCGTCCGGTGGACGACGGGGGAGGGCGAGCCGGTCGCGCGCGGCGTCGTACGGCTCGAGAAGCGGATCACCCGCGGCGAGTGGAAGCTCGTGGCGAAGCTGCGCACCAATGCCGAGGGCCGCGCCGCGACGCGGGTCTCGCCGCGCGAGGACTCCCACTGGCGCGCGCGGTCGGTCGGGCTGCCGTGGGTCGAGCGCGACACCAGCCGCACCCACTTCCTCGACAACCTGCCTCCGGGCGTGCCGGTGAGCCTGCCCGCGGCTGCGCCGTCACCGCGCCGGCACCTGAAGCCGCAGGCCCATGCCCGGGGCCGCGGGCCGAACCCGCAGATCACCCGCATCCCCACCAAGGTCTGGAACCACATGACCGGCATCACCTGGCACCGCGGCTGCCCGGTGGGCCGCGCCGGCCTGCGGCTGCTGCGCATCAACTACTGGGACTACCAGGGCTATCGCCGCCGGGGCGAGCTCGTCGCGGCGGCGAGCGTCGTCGGCCAGATGTCGCGTGCGCTGGCGGCGATGTACCGCGAGAAGCTGCCGCTGCGCTCGATGTACCGCGTCGACCACTTCGGGTGGTCCTCCCGCGTGCGCGGCGGCGACGACTACGCGTCGATGAACGCGGGCAACACCTCCGCGTTCAACTGCCGCGACGTGGTCGGTCGGCCCGGCGTACGGTCCCCGCACTCCTACGGGCGCTCGCTCGACGTCAACACCTGGGAGAACCCCTACCGCTCGGCGCAGGGCCTCGTGCCCAACACGTGGTGGCAGTCCCACTCGCACCCGCGGGTGGCCTGGCGGTCACGCTCGCACGCGGTGGTGCGGATCATGACCAACCACGGCCTGCGCTGGACCTACGGCCTCGGCGACACCCAGCACTTCGACGCCGTACCGCCCGGCGGACGCCTGATCCGCGTGCCGGGCTGCACGCAGCACTGCGACTGA
- a CDS encoding DUF1501 domain-containing protein, whose amino-acid sequence MKGTPMDDCGCDELARLSRRGLLRGAVAAGGAAAVFGSTVVTRAPSLAAPGDDWCLVVLSLRGAADGLSMVVPHGDPVYYQARPRLAVPADRLVAKDAMFGLHPALGALQPLWTSGRLAAVHATGLPVANRSHFSAMEQVEDAAPGSATRSGWLNRLLGTDGRGTALEGVAVGSLPTSLYGAQPVLALSRVDEVGVAGAQTLDPSDPRLASLRKAWRGNDTEMGGAMRAAIDTVRAFQPARQAADHTDAYPDSDLGRALADVARVVRGDVGAQVFTVDHGDWDMHVGLGRPDSGWMYDNNKDLAECVAAFFTDLGALGDKVTLLTISEFGRRTVENSAQGLDHGWGNVMLLAGAGVRGGQYYGTWPGLTLGGDGDLTVTTDYRSVLAEVVTKRTGRSVAEVFPGFAPEPIGVVTA is encoded by the coding sequence ATGAAGGGCACCCCGATGGACGACTGCGGTTGCGACGAGCTCGCCCGGCTGAGCAGGCGCGGGCTGCTGCGCGGCGCGGTCGCGGCCGGTGGCGCCGCGGCGGTGTTCGGCTCGACGGTCGTCACCCGCGCGCCGTCGCTCGCGGCGCCCGGCGACGACTGGTGCCTGGTGGTGCTGTCGCTGCGCGGCGCGGCCGACGGGCTGTCGATGGTGGTGCCGCACGGCGACCCGGTCTACTACCAGGCCCGCCCGCGGCTCGCCGTACCCGCCGACCGGCTGGTGGCCAAGGATGCGATGTTCGGCCTTCACCCCGCCCTCGGCGCGCTGCAACCGTTGTGGACCTCGGGCCGGCTCGCGGCGGTGCACGCCACCGGGCTGCCGGTCGCCAACCGGTCGCACTTCTCGGCCATGGAGCAGGTGGAGGACGCCGCGCCCGGCTCGGCGACCCGCAGCGGCTGGCTCAACCGGCTGCTCGGGACCGACGGCCGGGGCACGGCACTGGAGGGCGTCGCCGTGGGGTCCCTGCCGACCTCGTTGTACGGCGCCCAGCCGGTGCTCGCCCTGTCGAGGGTCGACGAGGTCGGTGTCGCGGGCGCGCAGACGCTCGACCCCTCCGACCCGCGACTCGCGTCGCTGCGCAAGGCATGGCGCGGGAACGACACCGAGATGGGCGGCGCCATGCGAGCCGCGATCGACACGGTGCGTGCGTTCCAGCCCGCCCGGCAGGCCGCCGACCACACCGACGCCTACCCCGACAGCGACCTGGGCCGCGCCCTGGCCGACGTCGCCCGGGTCGTGCGCGGCGACGTCGGGGCGCAGGTCTTCACCGTCGACCACGGCGACTGGGACATGCACGTCGGTCTCGGCCGGCCCGACTCCGGCTGGATGTACGACAACAACAAGGACCTGGCCGAGTGCGTCGCCGCGTTCTTCACCGACCTCGGCGCGCTCGGCGACAAGGTCACCCTCCTGACGATCAGCGAGTTCGGCCGCCGCACCGTCGAGAACTCCGCCCAGGGGCTCGACCACGGCTGGGGCAACGTAATGCTGCTGGCCGGAGCCGGCGTGCGCGGCGGGCAGTACTACGGCACCTGGCCCGGTCTCACGCTCGGCGGCGACGGCGACCTGACAGTCACCACCGACTACCGAAGCGTGCTCGCCGAGGTCGTCACGAAGCGGACGGGGCGGTCGGTCGCCGAGGTGTTCCCCGGCTTCGCGCCGGAGCCGATCGGGGTCGTCACCGCGTGA
- a CDS encoding SDR family NAD(P)-dependent oxidoreductase has product MGRFDGRVAVVTGAARGIGFGTATKLAEEGASVAIIDLDEAAAAEAAAKLPVVDGAKAVGIGCNVADRASVEAAIERTVAELGGIHILVNNAGVTRDNLLFKMTDQDWDMVMDVHLKGAFLMSQTAQKHFVAQKYGKIVNTSSISALGNRGQANYSAAKMGLQGFTRTLGIELGPFGINVNAVAPGFIATEMTDATAARLKMDVEEFRRLNAEANPVKRVGHPEDIAAAVCFLASDEASYITGQTLYVDGGISLGT; this is encoded by the coding sequence ATGGGTCGTTTCGACGGACGCGTCGCCGTGGTCACCGGCGCCGCCCGCGGCATCGGTTTCGGCACCGCCACCAAGCTCGCCGAGGAGGGCGCGTCGGTCGCGATCATCGACCTCGACGAGGCCGCCGCCGCCGAGGCCGCCGCCAAGCTCCCGGTCGTCGACGGCGCGAAGGCCGTGGGCATCGGATGCAACGTCGCCGACCGCGCGTCGGTCGAGGCCGCGATCGAGCGCACGGTCGCCGAGCTGGGCGGCATCCACATCCTCGTCAACAACGCGGGCGTGACCCGTGACAACCTGCTCTTCAAGATGACCGACCAGGACTGGGACATGGTCATGGACGTGCACCTCAAGGGCGCCTTCCTCATGTCGCAGACCGCCCAGAAGCACTTCGTCGCCCAGAAGTACGGCAAGATCGTCAACACCTCCAGCATCTCTGCGCTGGGCAACCGCGGCCAGGCCAACTACTCCGCGGCGAAGATGGGCCTCCAGGGCTTCACCCGCACCCTCGGCATCGAGCTCGGCCCGTTCGGGATCAACGTCAACGCCGTCGCGCCCGGCTTCATCGCCACCGAGATGACCGACGCCACCGCGGCCCGGCTGAAGATGGACGTGGAGGAGTTCCGCCGGCTCAACGCCGAGGCCAACCCGGTCAAGCGGGTCGGCCACCCGGAGGACATCGCCGCCGCCGTCTGCTTCCTCGCCAGCGACGAGGCGTCGTACATCACCGGCCAGACCCTCTACGTCGACGGTGGCATTTCTCTCGGCACCTGA
- a CDS encoding HIT family protein — MAECVFCSIVAGATPADVVLEEDDLVAFLDTRPVFKGHVLLVPRDHVVTLPDLPAGLRDGFLAAAQRLATAMVDGLGAQGSFVAINNVVSQSVPHLHLHVVPRTKGDGLRGFFWPRTKYAAGEPADYAARLRKALTR; from the coding sequence ATGGCGGAGTGCGTGTTCTGCTCGATCGTCGCCGGGGCGACGCCGGCCGACGTGGTGCTCGAGGAGGACGACCTGGTCGCCTTCCTCGACACCCGGCCCGTGTTCAAGGGGCACGTGCTGCTGGTGCCGCGCGACCACGTCGTGACGCTGCCCGACCTCCCGGCCGGGCTGCGGGACGGGTTCCTCGCGGCCGCCCAGCGACTGGCGACGGCGATGGTCGACGGCCTCGGGGCGCAGGGCAGCTTCGTCGCGATCAACAACGTGGTGAGCCAGTCGGTGCCCCATCTGCACCTGCACGTGGTGCCCCGCACCAAGGGCGACGGGCTCCGCGGCTTCTTCTGGCCGCGCACCAAGTACGCCGCCGGCGAGCCCGCCGACTACGCGGCGCGCCTGCGGAAAGCGCTCACGCGGTGA
- a CDS encoding glycerophosphodiester phosphodiesterase: protein MTRSISPYRRALVAATALSAVAVAPGLAPASADPGTPASIPVEQLEEPLVFAHRGASGYRPEHTLAAYELGVEQGADYIEPDLVSTKDGVLVARHENEISGTTDVEAHPEFADRKKTKTIDGRQFTGWFTEDFTLAELKTLRAEERIPADRPQNTQYNGLYEVPTLEEVLTLVDELEAETGRTIGVAPELKHSTYFDSIGLSMEEPLVETLAEFDLDEADSAVAIQSFEVTNLKDLNGMTDAPLVQLLDGSGGPADLAGSGVTYESMLTKKGIKRISKYADWLSPYKLWVIPRTATGELGEPTGVVATAHKAGLPVVIWTMRAENKNLPTECRVGADPIAIGDLACEVHAYLDAGVDAFFTDHPDLGVAARDAF from the coding sequence ATGACTCGGTCCATCTCCCCGTACCGGCGCGCCCTCGTGGCCGCCACCGCCCTGTCCGCCGTCGCCGTCGCGCCGGGCCTCGCCCCGGCGTCCGCCGACCCCGGCACCCCGGCCTCGATCCCGGTCGAGCAGCTCGAGGAGCCGCTCGTGTTCGCCCACCGCGGAGCCTCCGGCTACCGCCCCGAGCACACGCTGGCGGCGTACGAGCTCGGCGTCGAGCAGGGCGCCGACTACATCGAGCCCGACCTGGTCTCGACCAAGGACGGCGTCCTCGTCGCCCGCCACGAGAACGAGATCAGCGGCACCACTGACGTCGAGGCGCACCCCGAGTTCGCCGACCGCAAGAAGACCAAGACCATCGACGGGCGGCAGTTCACCGGCTGGTTCACCGAGGACTTCACGCTCGCCGAGCTGAAGACCCTCCGCGCCGAGGAGCGGATCCCCGCCGACCGGCCGCAGAACACCCAGTACAACGGGCTCTACGAGGTGCCCACCCTGGAGGAGGTGCTCACGCTCGTCGACGAGCTCGAGGCCGAGACCGGCCGCACCATCGGCGTCGCTCCAGAGCTCAAGCACTCCACCTACTTCGACTCGATCGGGCTCTCGATGGAGGAGCCGCTCGTCGAGACGCTCGCCGAGTTCGACCTCGACGAGGCCGACAGCGCCGTCGCGATCCAGTCCTTCGAGGTCACCAACCTCAAGGACCTCAACGGCATGACCGACGCGCCGCTGGTCCAGCTGCTCGACGGGTCGGGCGGCCCGGCCGACCTCGCGGGCTCCGGCGTGACCTACGAGTCGATGCTCACGAAGAAGGGCATCAAGCGGATCTCGAAGTACGCCGACTGGCTCTCGCCGTACAAGCTCTGGGTGATCCCGCGGACCGCCACCGGCGAGCTCGGCGAGCCGACCGGCGTCGTCGCGACCGCGCACAAGGCCGGCCTGCCCGTCGTCATCTGGACGATGCGCGCCGAGAACAAGAACCTGCCCACCGAGTGCCGCGTCGGCGCCGACCCGATCGCGATCGGTGACCTGGCCTGCGAGGTCCACGCCTACCTCGACGCGGGCGTGGACGCGTTCTTCACCGACCACCCGGATCTGGGGGTCGCCGCGCGCGACGCGTTCTAG
- a CDS encoding DUF1800 family protein codes for MTAILNPVDRHLVSRFTFGCTPALTRDVRRLGRTAWFEQQLRPWKVADTEATATRAWWPDLDRAPQDLWQRQITGVRPGWQVTADYAGWVLTRRIHSRRQVYEVMTAFWENHLHVPYDSDGWVWRMDYGSLIRRHALGRFDELLVEAITHPAMLIWLDGVRSTKAAPNENLGRELLELFTVGVGNHTEADVKDAAKILTGWRVDMWDTWEPFYEHEVHHVGPVRVGDFHHANADPDGRAVTHALLRHLARHPDTARHLARKLVTKFVRDDPPAALVRRLARTYLEHDTAIKPVLRELIASPEFAASAGLKLRDPEEDVVATYRALGARLERPADDDAATRSLLWQTGLLGSQLGSWPRPDGLPLTGTPWATTLRALAAADFHRTVANQWWPSEDHQISYPSLRSWVPRYPIRLDKLVDEVCRRLLGRPATSALVAAACLAVDLPGTEVIRDDDHPLVQWEMGTLLTALLDSPEHYFR; via the coding sequence GTGACTGCCATCCTCAACCCCGTCGACCGGCACCTGGTGTCCCGGTTCACATTCGGCTGCACGCCCGCGCTCACCCGCGACGTACGGCGCCTCGGGCGCACCGCGTGGTTCGAGCAGCAGCTGCGCCCCTGGAAGGTCGCCGACACCGAGGCCACCGCCACCCGTGCCTGGTGGCCCGACCTCGACCGCGCTCCGCAGGACCTGTGGCAGCGCCAGATCACGGGCGTCCGGCCAGGCTGGCAGGTCACCGCGGACTACGCCGGCTGGGTGCTGACCCGCCGCATCCACTCGCGCCGCCAGGTCTACGAGGTGATGACCGCGTTCTGGGAGAACCACCTCCACGTCCCCTACGACAGCGACGGTTGGGTGTGGCGGATGGACTACGGCTCGCTCATCCGGCGGCACGCCCTCGGCCGGTTCGACGAGCTCCTCGTCGAGGCGATCACGCACCCGGCGATGCTGATCTGGCTCGACGGCGTCCGCTCGACCAAGGCCGCCCCCAACGAGAACCTCGGCCGCGAGCTGCTCGAGCTGTTCACCGTCGGCGTCGGCAACCACACCGAGGCCGACGTCAAGGACGCCGCGAAGATCCTCACCGGGTGGCGGGTCGACATGTGGGACACCTGGGAGCCGTTCTACGAGCACGAGGTCCACCACGTCGGGCCGGTCCGGGTCGGCGACTTCCACCACGCCAACGCCGACCCCGACGGCCGGGCCGTCACCCACGCGCTGCTCCGGCACCTCGCCCGGCACCCCGACACCGCCCGGCACCTCGCCCGCAAGCTGGTCACCAAGTTCGTGCGCGACGACCCGCCCGCCGCGCTCGTACGCCGGCTGGCGCGCACCTACCTCGAGCACGACACCGCGATCAAGCCGGTGCTGCGCGAGCTGATCGCCTCGCCCGAGTTCGCGGCGTCGGCCGGTCTCAAGCTCCGCGACCCCGAGGAGGACGTGGTCGCGACCTACCGCGCCCTGGGCGCCCGGCTCGAGCGTCCCGCCGACGACGACGCCGCGACCCGGTCGCTCCTCTGGCAGACCGGGCTCCTCGGCTCCCAGCTCGGCAGCTGGCCGCGACCTGACGGGCTGCCGCTCACCGGCACGCCGTGGGCGACCACGCTGCGCGCCCTGGCCGCGGCCGACTTCCACCGCACGGTGGCCAACCAGTGGTGGCCGTCGGAGGACCACCAGATCAGCTATCCGTCGCTGCGCTCGTGGGTCCCGCGCTACCCGATCCGGCTCGACAAGCTCGTCGACGAGGTGTGCCGGCGGCTGCTCGGCCGCCCGGCCACCTCGGCCCTCGTCGCTGCGGCCTGCCTCGCCGTCGACCTGCCCGGGACCGAGGTGATCCGCGACGACGACCACCCGCTGGTGCAGTGGGAGATGGGCACCCTGCTGACCGCGCTCCTCGACTCCCCCGAGCACTACTTCCGATGA